Proteins encoded within one genomic window of Polaribacter sp. NJDZ03:
- a CDS encoding threonine/serine exporter ThrE family protein, producing the protein MKVPEKYQFIVEIGKALHIYGIPSYKIQSYLTQVAKTKGITGSFMDLPTWVNYVFYDENNSYNYVECIPPGSLNLGAFSRIDELTNKVIDTEIEVSEIDKELKIIHAKTKEVNHLTLTLAYAFAAGSFSLMIGTNWISFIFSLLLGTLTYLFVYLANKSKYVESVFESLCALVVTIFACLLTFIFPDFNLGLTILASIIIFIPGLAITTALEEITSKSLVAGGAKLFDAMVVLFKQFFGVILGLGLMTSLLDIDLTHYVSDMPQWTIFFAIPIFSICILPIFQVRKKDMFFGVLTGIFAFFITVFLSSGLGILVSTFIGTLSVVGISRIFGRISKTPKSVYLTLGIIMLVPGSKSFMGLSSSFFNPSITASANLFEEVTFILMAIIGGLLFAGTFRERKPKEHHYKSH; encoded by the coding sequence ATGAAAGTTCCAGAAAAATATCAATTTATAGTAGAAATTGGAAAAGCGTTACATATATACGGTATTCCTTCCTATAAAATTCAATCATATTTAACACAGGTTGCCAAAACAAAAGGTATTACAGGTAGTTTTATGGATTTACCTACTTGGGTAAATTATGTTTTTTATGATGAAAACAATTCTTACAATTATGTTGAATGCATTCCGCCTGGATCTTTAAATTTAGGTGCTTTTTCTAGAATTGATGAACTAACCAACAAGGTAATTGATACAGAGATTGAGGTAAGTGAAATAGACAAAGAATTAAAGATTATTCATGCTAAAACCAAAGAGGTAAATCATTTAACATTAACTTTAGCATATGCTTTTGCTGCTGGATCTTTTAGTTTAATGATTGGTACAAACTGGATCTCTTTTATCTTTTCTTTACTTCTAGGTACACTTACTTATCTATTTGTATATTTAGCTAACAAATCTAAATATGTAGAAAGTGTTTTTGAGTCTTTATGTGCTTTGGTAGTCACTATTTTTGCTTGTCTTTTAACATTTATTTTTCCAGATTTTAATTTAGGGTTAACCATATTAGCTTCTATAATTATTTTTATTCCAGGATTGGCAATTACAACAGCGTTAGAAGAAATAACCTCTAAAAGTTTGGTTGCTGGTGGCGCAAAACTATTTGATGCAATGGTTGTTTTATTTAAACAATTTTTTGGTGTAATACTAGGCTTAGGCTTAATGACTTCTTTACTTGATATTGATTTAACTCATTATGTGTCTGATATGCCACAATGGACTATCTTTTTTGCAATACCCATATTTTCTATTTGTATTTTACCAATATTTCAAGTAAGAAAGAAGGATATGTTTTTTGGCGTTTTAACAGGTATTTTTGCCTTTTTTATAACCGTATTTTTATCATCTGGTTTAGGTATTCTAGTAAGTACTTTTATTGGTACTTTAAGTGTTGTTGGTATCAGCCGTATATTTGGTAGAATTTCTAAAACACCAAAATCGGTCTATTTAACGCTAGGTATTATTATGTTGGTACCAGGTAGCAAGTCTTTTATGGGCTTAAGTAGTTCCTTTTTTAATCCGTCTATTACTGCTTCTGCAAACTTATTTGAAGAAGTTACTTTTATATTAATGGCAATTATTGGTGGTCTACTTTTTGCAGGTACTTTTAGAGAAAGAAAACCTAAAGAACATCATTATAAATCTCATTAA